The following proteins come from a genomic window of Edaphobacter sp. 4G125:
- a CDS encoding SurA N-terminal domain-containing protein — translation MLRPVHSSAMWWLRGFVLLISTTSCAVSQQISSPTLPPPRASVPTKPEPGTEIDGIVAIVNGTVILESDVDEERRFENIQPYRGSAADFSRDRAIQRLIDRTLILQQAAVEADQIGVSDEELNRQLQTLRQDIPACREYHCETDAGWQKYLTANGFTVPEFRDRWRKRMELLRLIEIRFRNGIHITDEEIKDYYEKNMLPEYAKQKVTPPKLETISRRIEEVLLQQRVGSLLRDWLQSLRAQGNVWIMKPGEVAP, via the coding sequence ATGCTGCGACCGGTGCACAGTTCGGCGATGTGGTGGTTGAGAGGATTCGTACTTCTCATCAGTACGACCTCCTGCGCTGTATCGCAGCAGATCTCCAGCCCGACGCTTCCGCCTCCGCGAGCCAGCGTGCCGACGAAGCCCGAACCTGGGACCGAGATCGACGGTATTGTGGCCATCGTGAATGGTACGGTGATTCTGGAAAGCGATGTGGATGAGGAGCGAAGATTCGAGAACATTCAACCTTATCGAGGATCGGCAGCAGATTTTTCGCGTGATCGCGCCATTCAACGACTGATTGATCGAACACTGATTCTCCAGCAGGCTGCGGTTGAGGCCGACCAGATTGGCGTTTCAGATGAGGAACTGAATCGGCAACTGCAGACATTGCGGCAGGATATTCCTGCGTGCCGCGAATATCACTGCGAGACTGATGCAGGATGGCAAAAATATCTAACCGCGAATGGTTTTACCGTACCGGAATTTCGAGACCGCTGGAGAAAGCGGATGGAACTGTTGCGGTTGATCGAGATCCGCTTCCGCAACGGCATCCATATCACCGATGAGGAGATCAAGGACTACTACGAGAAGAACATGCTTCCCGAGTATGCGAAGCAGAAGGTGACTCCGCCAAAGCTTGAGACGATATCGCGCCGTATCGAAGAGGTGCTGCTGCAGCAAAGAGTCGGAAGCTTGCTGCGAGATTGGTTGCAGTCGTTAAGGGCGCAGGGAAATGTATGGATTATGAAACCGGGTGAGGTGGCGCCGTGA